In Rhodamnia argentea isolate NSW1041297 chromosome 5, ASM2092103v1, whole genome shotgun sequence, the DNA window gaaaaaaaaattacagtaaATCTCAAAGACAAACCAAAAGCAAGTCAATTCGCTTGAAGTCTGCACCATTGGCATCACAGTACTCACGCCGGGAGCAACCCAGATGGGCCAATGGACGTTTGAAAGATCGAGTTGAACGgatatataatattttattaaatactaaaatatactaatattcctaaaatactAAAACGtgtaaaatatgtaataaatataaacactatatatatatattgaattaataccataagataaaaagaaattcgaatacataaataaaaacagaattaaataattatgaatttatttttttattttcaattttttatattagaaaccatatattttttacattataatactattttaatttcattaatttaagaaaattgttatttgaaaaaaaaataacttatacATAAGATAGTTAGAAATCTTATCCACCTCTATCCTGCCTCTCCCCACGAAATGATTTTATCCTGGCTATATCCCTCTTATATCCCACTTTATCCAATCCTGGGTAGGCACCAaacataggataggataaatAAATCTTATCCTATCCTGAATTTTATCCCGACTACCAAACACAGTCTAAATATACAGTAAAGAGGGTTTATCCGAGGGGTTTTGGGTTTTCGATAGTTAACGCACAAGCAagcaaatataaaataaattactaTTGTTCATAAGATCACATTTCGATAAGTCACTGGTAAATGTGTAAAttatttgtgacacaaaaagtGGATCCAATAGAAGTCCgaaatctgacaaaaaaaaagtccgaaAAATAGAATGACCTTTATCTATATGAATATATAGCAACAATATTGTCTAAATATTGTCTTTAAGATTGTCGCTTAAAATTGTCGATTGACCATTGGCCAAATCCTTAAGTTTGCTTCCCCCACTTGTCCAAAGAAAATTAGAATCATCGGtggcaattttcaaattaagaATACTGTGAAAAAGTAATCAGATAGATATTTGAAatctttgttttctcaaatgtACTCTAGAGTTCCGTATTATTACGGAAGATTTGctatagatttatattttgtttCGAAAATATTTAGTATATCTTTTGTTATTAATTAgaatttactttttgttttagCAAATAATATTTGTACCGTCCACAAGCAAATCACAAATTGTCCATCTCCATGACTGTAAATGTGAACAATGGTCAATAACTTTCAAATTGTATTAAGAAAAATGGATCAGCAAATTAGTTGACCTTTTAATCATTAGTAAGTTAATAACGAAATAACAGAGTTCATATATGCCAGGTCCAATAACAGATTATTACTTGCATTCATAGTAAAATAATCTGCAAATAATAATTGTACCTCTCtataatttaccaatttttaattctttgtgagattggatatatcaaggaagaaaataaggaaTTTGAAATAAGATAGGAATTCTATAATATGACATTGTAGACCAAAAGCGTGGTTTGTCTTGTGCCCCAAGAAGACCACGGGAAAAGGAACAGCACAGGCATTGACTAGATAAGTCCATGCTAAATGTATTCAGCAACTGAGGATGTAAGGTTCAAAAGTCATCTTCAAGAGTCAAGGTTGACGTGGCCCTAACTCCTACGGGAGGTAGTAGTGGGGAATCTTTCGCAATGGGCAAAAGCTTGACGGAGCAATACCACGTGGAGGTAGAAGGCCCACGGGTCGTGAATTTCTTTTCCCGAGGGAGAAGCAATGACGGTATCTGGAGAATTGTTCACCATAGGAAGACTCATTGTAATAGTCCCGGCAAATTCTGAGCTAGACATTGCTCTACATGATAGTTATTATGCGGTTGCACATTTCCATTATGTACTTTCCACGGGAGCCGTTaaaactagtttgggataaatgtgccTTGGGATAcgggtttggagtttttagtgagatgaaaattgattttcgatAAATGTAGCTTGAGTTACCAGTTTGGCATTTTAACGGTATTAAAATGAGAAAGATTCGGATCGCATATTTAGCACCATGTTTATACCAATACAATAGAGGTTTCATATCCGCGCAATCCTTATTATAATTCAAAATGAAGACGCATATAAAAAAGCTAAGGAAGTTACTATCGTAGCAAACTCGCCCTCAAGTTGTGCGAAAAAAGTGTTATTATATGTGACTCCCAAACCTCACACCATGTGTATTTCAAATGGAGTTGATCAAACAAAAGGAGAACGTATCTTACATAGAAGTTTTCAACATAATCATCCTTCCACACACTAAACAAAGACTAGAGGAAAAAATATAAGTTGAATACTAAATACGCATTCTCTTTATCCATCCGATAACACAAAGCACTTCTTCAAAGTCGGGCAAGTTTCTCCAGCTCTCCACTGTTCTGTTACACGTGCCAAATACTATCAATAATGGCTGCAATCAAGATAAGATGCAAGAAATTGGTTAGCAGGAAAGGGGCTAGTTTTACCTGCTGCATAAGCTGCTATTCGCTTTGTCGAAATGTTCTCTTGAACCAAAGCATGGCAATCATCGTTGTCATTGAGAATTTCTCGATGGCCCCATCCATCGCTCGAAAGTAAGAGACCCTCCAAGATCGCTTGAAGTGCAAGATGCTACAGAACCCCAGAAATCCCACCGTAAAACCTGGTCCCAATCCTGCATAGAACCAATTGTGGATATCCACATCGCCTTCGCTAGGCTTATCTCCACTCGAAGCATCGCCGCCAGTACCGGCTGGTTGGTCTCCGGGACAAATCTTCGAAAGAGGAGCTCCACAGAGTCCGTCGTTGCCACGATAAACAGATTCGTCATCCACGGTACGCAGATGGTTGCCGGACGGTATACGGCCGGAGAGTCTATTGAAGGACAGATTCAGATGACTAAGGAAGTCCATGCTGGATATGCCCGAAGGGATGGCACTTGATAGTTCGTTTTTGGAAAGATCAAGAGATTCCAAATTTTTCAAGTCACCAATATTTGACGGGATGTGTCCACTCAAATTATTCTGAGAGAGGTTCAGATTTTCAAGTTGGAGAAGCCTAGTGAACTCTTCTGGGATCTGCCCATCCAACATGTTTGCAGAAAGGTCGATTGAGAAGAAGTATGCAAGCCCATTTCCATATATTTGGCTCGTTCCCTTTGTGTTAACCATGACATCGAGACCGGTAATCAGCGGCCAAGCCCGACCAATACCCCCAGAAAAGATAAAACAATTAGGAATGGGTCCAGTAATGTTATTTTGCGCTAGGCTCAAGACTTGGATATCTCTAAGCTGGCAAAGTTGTGGAGGAATGCCTCCAACTAAGTGATTTTTCTCTAAATTGAGCACTACCAATGACTGAGAATGTTTCCCGAATGGAGGTAACCTACCAGTGAATTGATTGTCGCTGAGATCAAGGATCATCATGAACTGTAGACTTGACAAACAGTTCGGGATTACTCCACTGAAGCCATTCCTTTGTAGGCTAAGACCCATTAATAGTTGAAGATGGCACAAAGATTTCGGAATCTGACCATTTAACTTGTTATCCTCCAGAAAAAACCATTCCAAATTTTGCGATGCTTTCCAACATCGAGGAAGTCTCCCAGATAGTTGATTCTTTGAGAGATTAATTTCATCCAACTGCTTCAACTTGCACAGAGAACTCGGAATGCCACCAGTGAGATTATTACCCCAAAGTCTCAATGTTGTCAACCGCGGCATCTTGTCTCCGATATCTTGGGGAATTTGGCCTCTAAGCATGTTGACTGAGATATCCAAAAAGTCAATGTTAGAGGAAATATCGTAGAGCCAATCACGAATATCGCCCGACATGCTTGCGTTTGACATTATCAAATTGGTGAGGTTCCTCTGCGTTTGAAGCCATCTTGGAAATTCAGGTCCCACTTTGCAATCTGACAAGTCTATCTCAAGAGCTTGGAATGGTGGAACCCAGGTAGAGCTCACATTTAATATAAGCTCATTGGAGGAAATGTCTAACATGATCAAGTTTTTGAGATTTTCAAAGTGAAGTTCGCTTACAGTTccatacaataaatttttctcaaaGTGGAGCTCCCTCAAATTCGACAGTCGCCCGATACTCTCTGGAATTGTCCCGCTCACTTTGTTATAGCTTAAATCCAACCCTCTTAGAGATGATAGCTCCCCCAAACTAGAAGGAATAGAACCAGAAATCAAGTTACCTGAAAGATAAAGGTACTCTAGTTTCTGAAGAGAAGCAAagaatgttggaaattttcggGTTGAAAAGTTGTTGATACTAAGGTCCAGGAACTCTAGATACTTCAATTCACCTAAAGAAGGTACTATGTTACCTCCCAGCTTGCACTTATCTGAAGGTGCGGAAATATCAACGTTGGCATCTTCAGCGTTGGCATCTTCAGCGCATGGATTACGAAGATCGAGCTGTAGGATATGGCCAATCTTCTTATCGCATTTGACTCCTCCCCAATTGCAACATTCCTCTCCGGTCCACGACGATAGGCGTTTCAAAGGATCAGTGAGACCATGCTTGAACTT includes these proteins:
- the LOC115729656 gene encoding receptor-like protein EIX2 encodes the protein MASYDGLVSTFLWAIFVVQAIEFGHSNASTNVSCIGAEREALLKFKHGLTDPLKRLSSWTGEECCNWGGVKCDKKIGHILQLDLRNPCAEDANAEDANVDISAPSDKCKLGGNIVPSLGELKYLEFLDLSINNFSTRKFPTFFASLQKLEYLYLSGNLISGSIPSSLGELSSLRGLDLSYNKVSGTIPESIGRLSNLRELHFEKNLLYGTVSELHFENLKNLIMLDISSNELILNVSSTWVPPFQALEIDLSDCKVGPEFPRWLQTQRNLTNLIMSNASMSGDIRDWLYDISSNIDFLDISVNMLRGQIPQDIGDKMPRLTTLRLWGNNLTGGIPSSLCKLKQLDEINLSKNQLSGRLPRCWKASQNLEWFFLEDNKLNGQIPKSLCHLQLLMGLSLQRNGFSGVIPNCLSSLQFMMILDLSDNQFTGRLPPFGKHSQSLVVLNLEKNHLVGGIPPQLCQLRDIQVLSLAQNNITGPIPNCFIFSGGIGRAWPLITGLDVMVNTKGTSQIYGNGLAYFFSIDLSANMLDGQIPEEFTRLLQLENLNLSQNNLSGHIPSNIGDLKNLESLDLSKNELSSAIPSGISSMDFLSHLNLSFNRLSGRIPSGNHLRTVDDESVYRGNDGLCGAPLSKICPGDQPAGTGGDASSGDKPSEGDVDIHNWFYAGLGPGFTVGFLGFCSILHFKRSWRVSYFRAMDGAIEKFSMTTMIAMLWFKRTFRQSE